The genomic interval CAGGTGATTCTTCACCATGGAATTGAACTGTAGCGCTTGGTACATAAGCATAAGCAGCTATTACATTGCTAGCAGGCTCGTTGACAAACAACAACACCGGCGTGACGAAGGGCGGCAGGCGCTTGGCCAGTTCTGCCGCGCGCTGGGGTGTGACGTACCGCGCGCTGGGCGGGTACAGCACAAAGCCGACGGCATCGGCCCCGGCGGCGACGGCTGCGTCCACGTCCTGCTCGCGGGTCAGGCCACAGATCTTGATACGGGTGCGGGTGGGGGCTTGGAATGGTGTCATGGCAGCCAATCATAGGCCGCTGTGCGCTCGGGCAGGCCCCAGTGCGCGGGATACACCGGTCCCATGAAGTACAAACCGTCGGGCGAGAAGGTGGGCGCGGCGGCTTTGCGGTCGCGTGCGGCCAGCACCTCCAGAATCCACTCCGGCGGCTGGAAGCCCTGGCCCACCACCACCAGGCAGCCCATCAGGTTGCGGATCATGTGGTGCAAAAAGGCGTTGGCTTCAAATTCAAAGCGCCAATACACGCCGCGCTTCGATATGTCGATGCGGGTCAGGTTTTTGACCGGCGACAAGGCCTGGCAGCGCGCCGCCCTAAACGATGAAAAGTCGTGTTCGCCCCGCAAATACCCGGCGGCCTGCTGCATGGCGGCCAGGTCCAGCGGGCGGTAGACCCAGCCCACGCGCCCGCCTTCCACGCTGGGGCGCACGGGCGACTCCAGCAGCGCGTACACATAGCGGCGGGCCACGGCGCTGGCGCGGCAGTGGAAGTTGTCGGGCATGTCCTGGGCCCATTGCACGGCAATGTCGCGGGGCAAAAAGGCATTCACGCCGCGCACCCACGAGGCGGTGGGGCGCTGCAAGGGCGTGTCGAAGTGCACCACCTGCATCAGGCCGTGCACCCCGGCATCGGTGCGGCCCGCGCACAGGGTGGATACCTTGCGCTGGCTGAACGCGGCCAGCGCGGCTTCCAGCTTGTCTTGTACGGTGTTGCCAGACAGCTGGCTCTGCCATCCCTCGTAGCCCTGGCCGTTGTAGCTGATGCCCAGGGCTATGCGCACCTTGCAGCCCCTCGGGTCAAAAGCATCAGGACAGGCTGTCCAGGAACTTCTGCGCCTTGGCGCGCAGCGCGCCGGTGGCTTCTTCCAGCACTTCTTCGGCCAGGGCGCGAGCACCGTCTTCGTCGCCGATGGAGCTGAATTCTTCGGCCAGCGACAGCTTGGTGGCCAAGGGGTCGCCTTCGTCGATGGCGTCCGTCTCGGCTTCTGCAATTTCTGCGGTCTCGGGTGGCAACTCGGGGGCCGGATCGTCCAGATCGAGCGACAGAGCGCTCAGGTCGAACCCGATGGCACCCGAAGTGCCTTCGGTTGCAAGCGGTACGGCGGCGGCGCCCGACAGGGGGGTGGATGCCGTGCTCAGGTCCAGATCAAAGTCCAGGCCGTCAAACGGTTCATCTTCGACAGCATGCGGCAGGTCGAGCGCGGCAGGCAGGGTGAGCGATGCCGCCAGAGGGTCTGACACCACGGGTGCCGCAGACCCATCGGCTGCAGCGGGCAGATCGCTGTCCAGGAAGTCCAGGTCCAGATCCAGGTCCAGGCCTTCCAAGCCTGCGGGTGGGTCCATCGCGGCTACCGGAGCGAATCCGGAGACGGGTGCGTCTGCAGGCGGCTCGGCGCGTACGCTGTTCATCCAGACCGGGCTGTCGGCCGTGGTGGCTGCCACGTGGTGTTCACCCGACTGGTACAGGCTGTTGCCGGGCTCCAGGCTGTGGCCCAGCGCGGCGATGCGTTCCCATTCGGGGCCCTGGCCGTTGGTGAGCCCGTGGGCGATGGTGGCCAGGCCCGCAAAGTTGGCCACATCGCGGCGTTTGGCGTAGATATCCAGCAGCTTGCTGTGGATGGCCAGGCGCTCGGGCGTGGCGCGCAAGGCTTCCTTGAGGATCTCCTCGGCCTGCAGGTCCCGGCCATAGGCCAGGTAGACGTCGGCTTCTGCCACCGGATCGACATCGCTGGCGGCATCGAGCTGGCTGGGCGAATACGACATGCTGGAGGCGGGGGCCTCGTCGGCATGGGTGTCCACGCGCTGGCCACCGCTGGCACCAAAGAACGAGTCGGCCTGCAGGCGGCTTTCCAGAAAGGAACTGTCGGCACTGGCCATTTGCTTGCGTTTGCGGGCGCTGTACACGCCGTAGCCGCCCAGCAGGGCGATCAAGCCCGCAGCGGCCAGCACCAGCGGGTTGTCGCGCAGCGTGTCCATCCAGCTCCCCGATGCTTCGGCGGCGGGTGTAGGTGCACTGGCGGCAGAGGCCGGGGCCGAAGCGGGCGCGGCGACCGGCGCAGCGGATTCGGAGGCGACCGGGGCTGCCGAGGCGACAGCCACGGGTGCGGATGCGGCAGGCGTGGGCTCTGCGGGGGCGGATACCGCTGAGGCGACTGAGGCCACCGGCGGTGCAGGCACGGCCACGGGAATTGCGGGCAGCTCTACCACCGGTGCTTTGGCTGCGCTGGCCACCGGCGCGGGCGGCACCACGGTGGAGGCCCCCAGCTTGTTCAGCTCGGTGATATTCTTGGCGAGTTCGGCGACGCGGGCGCTGGCCTCCTGGTCGGCTTTGTCGCGGGCAATCTTGTCTTCGTCGGTTTTGCTTTTCAGCGCGCCTTTGGACAGGGTCAGCTTGTCGGGGGCGGCGGTGCTTGGTTTTTTCTCGTCAACCTGGGCTTGCACCTTGCCGCTGGCCTTGCGGTCGGCCTCGGCCACCTGCACGGTGGGCGCACCACCGGCCAGCTTGCTGCGGAAGGCGTTGAAGTCGCGGCTTTGCGCGGTGATGATCTGGGTGGCCTCCACCGGCGGGGTGGTGCTGGCCTGGCTGGCATCGGGCAGGTTGAGCACGGCACCGGCCTTGACCCGGTTCACGTTGCCGTTGATGAAGGCATTCGGGTTGGCGCGCAGCATGGCCACCAGCATCTGGTCCAGCGACACGCTGGTGGGCTTGCTGGCGCTGGCGATCTTGCTGGCCGTGTCACCCGCTTTCACGGTGACCTGTTTGGCATCGCTGCTGGCCGGTTTGGGGGCGCTGGCGGCGCTGGGTGCACTCGGTTTTGGCGGCACCACACGTGCAGGCGACACCGCAGCTGGCGTGGCAGGCGGGGCCACGGCGGGTGCCGGTGGGGCAGCAGCGGGTGCCACCGCCGCGGGGGCTGCGATCTGTGGTGCGGTGGTCGCAGCGGCCGGGGCCGCGCGGGTGGCGGGCGGGTCCAGCAGGATGGTGTAGTCGCGCACGATCCGGCCCGAGGCCCAGTTGACCTGCAAAATCAGGTCGATGAACGGATCGGTGACGGTGCGGGTGCTGCTCAGGCGCAGAATGGATTTACCGTCCGCACGGCGCTGCAGCACGATGCGCAGGTCGGCCAGCGCCGGGTTGTATTCGAGTCCGGCGGCGCGAAAGGCTTCAGCCGGGGCCACCTCGGGCCGCAGGCTGCTGGCCTCGTCGGCGGTGATGTCGGGCAGTTCGATGTCGGCGCGCAGGGGTTCGCCCAGCCCGGACAGCACCGTCATGCGGCCCAAAGACAGCGCCAAAGCGGGGCCACTGGCCAAGCCCACCAGTGCTGCCACCACCGCCGCCGCCACGGCAGATGTCTTCCAGCGGTGAGGGAGAAGTGGGCTTCGGGCGCTATCAACCGGGCAATTTT from Comamonadaceae bacterium OS-1 carries:
- the truA gene encoding tRNA pseudouridine synthase A, whose product is MRIALGISYNGQGYEGWQSQLSGNTVQDKLEAALAAFSQRKVSTLCAGRTDAGVHGLMQVVHFDTPLQRPTASWVRGVNAFLPRDIAVQWAQDMPDNFHCRASAVARRYVYALLESPVRPSVEGGRVGWVYRPLDLAAMQQAAGYLRGEHDFSSFRAARCQALSPVKNLTRIDISKRGVYWRFEFEANAFLHHMIRNLMGCLVVVGQGFQPPEWILEVLAARDRKAAAPTFSPDGLYFMGPVYPAHWGLPERTAAYDWLP